From the genome of Gloeomargarita sp. SKYB120:
GGTCAGTCCCGCAATTTCAAACCGGTTCCCGTAGGCATCAACGGCATCGGTCAACCCATCGGTGTAATACACCAGCACATCCCCCGCCTGGAGATAGACCGTGCCGTTTTCATAACAACCGTTGGGTTCCAAGCCGATCAACATCCCCGCCGTGTCTAGCGTTTGAATCGTGGCCCCATCACAGCGCCACAGCAGGGGCGGGTTATGGGCGGCATTGCAGAAAGTCAACCGGCGTGTCTGGGGGTCGTACTCCGAATAAAACAAAGTGACAAACCGGTGGGAATTGGTCAAATCCTCGTACATAACCTGGTTGAGGTGACTCAGAATATCGGCGGGTGAATGGCCCCGCAACACCTCCGAACGCAACATCCCCCGCGTCATGGTCATGATGAGACCCGCCGGCACTCCCTTGCCCATTACGTCGCCAATCACAATCGCCCAGCGCTGTCCACCTGCGACTGGGATGAAGTCGTAGTAGTCGCCCCCCACTCGCTGCGCCATGGCGTACCGCGAGGCCAACGCTAGACCGGGAATGTGGGGGCATCGCTCCGGCAACAGATGCTTTTGGATTTCGGAACCCAGCTCCAGTTCCCGATCCAGCCGTTCCCGCTCGCGCAACGCCAGTCGGAGTTGCTCCTGCTCAATCGCCACCGCCGTCTGGTCCGCCACCAGATTCAGCAGTTGCCGGCGGGCGTCTGTCGTCACTACACCTGGCTGCTCACTGAACACCAGCAACCACCCCTGGACCTGACTGCCAACAATGACCGCTGTGCAGATGGCTTCCACCCCTAGCAGTGCCGGCAGTTCCCGCTCTAATGGCTCGCCAAGCGCCTGGGCTGTGGTCGTTCTAGGAAGTTGCTGGAGGTAGTTCTCCAGTTGCGTTCGCAAGGCCAACCACCCGTCCTCTCGATGACTGTAAAACTGATGCAGCGCCAGCCGGTTTTCCGGCTCCCGCCATAGCAACAACGCCGCCCCTTCTCCGTCACACACGCGCGTGGCAATTACCGGGATCAACTGCAAGAATTGGTTGAGGTTGTGCAAGGTCCGCAGCGCCGACCCCAGATAACTCAGCAATTCCTGCACCTTGCGATGCTCCCGCTGGGAACGGGCCACCAGTTCCTTTAATGTCAAAACCCCTTCTAGCGTGAGCGCCCGCG
Proteins encoded in this window:
- a CDS encoding PP2C family protein-serine/threonine phosphatase; this translates as MPDIPRALTLEGVLTLKELVARSQREHRKVQELLSYLGSALRTLHNLNQFLQLIPVIATRVCDGEGAALLLWREPENRLALHQFYSHREDGWLALRTQLENYLQQLPRTTTAQALGEPLERELPALLGVEAICTAVIVGSQVQGWLLVFSEQPGVVTTDARRQLLNLVADQTAVAIEQEQLRLALRERERLDRELELGSEIQKHLLPERCPHIPGLALASRYAMAQRVGGDYYDFIPVAGGQRWAIVIGDVMGKGVPAGLIMTMTRGMLRSEVLRGHSPADILSHLNQVMYEDLTNSHRFVTLFYSEYDPQTRRLTFCNAAHNPPLLWRCDGATIQTLDTAGMLIGLEPNGCYENGTVYLQAGDVLVYYTDGLTDAVDAYGNRFEIAGLTQAVQEACSLHTEPQDILKYLFMRVKAFVGTRGRAEDDMTLVVARVSD